The Corylus avellana chromosome ca8, CavTom2PMs-1.0 genome has a segment encoding these proteins:
- the LOC132189092 gene encoding pleiotropic drug resistance protein 1-like isoform X2 — protein MSEFVPQRTSAYISQHDLHIGEMTVRETLAFSARCQGVGPRYDMLVELSRREKEANIKPDPDIDILMKAVSLEGHEANVLTDYIIKILGLEICADIMVGDQMRRGISGGQRKRVTVGEMLVGPVRALFMDEISTGLDSSTTYQIVKSLGQAIHILGGTAVISLLQPAPETYDLFDDIILLSDGQIVYQGPCESVLEFFEFMGFKCPKRKGVADFLQEVTSKKDQEQYWVQNETPYTFVTAKEFADAFQSFHIGQKLGEELAIPFDKTKAHPAALTINKYGVGKKKLLKACVSRELLLMKRNSFFYISKLIQLIVMALFTITLFLRTKMHRNTAIDGQIFMGALFFSLSIIMFNGMTELALTILKLPVFYKQRDLLFFPSWSYSLPMWILKIPITFLEVSIWVSMTYYVIGFDPSIKRLFRQYLLLVCVNQMASAMFRFIAALGRDMTVANTFGSFGLLLVIVLGGFVLSRNEVKKWWKWGYWISPMMYGQNAIAVNEFLGNSWKHVLPDTTEPLGVLVLKSRGLFPEEHWFWLGVGASIGFAFLFNILFTLALSYLNPFGKPQAVISEENPVEKHRDRKGKFIELSQNERGADFKRSVASESACATNSPSNVANQNKKRGMILPFVPLSLSFDEISYAVDMPQDMKAQGFTEDRLVLLKAVSGAFRPGVLTALMGVSGAGKTTLMDVLAGRKTGGYVEGSIMISGYPKKQETFSRISGYCEQNDIHSPHITVYESLLYSAWLRLPPEVDTTTRKMFIEEVMDLVELTSLSEALVGLPSVTGLSTEQRKRLTIAVELVANPSIIFMDEPTSGLDARAAAIVMRTVRNTVNTGRTVVCTIHQPSIDIFDSFDELYLLKSGGEEIYVGPIGQQVSYLISYFEGIRGISKIRDGYNPATWMLEVTTAAQERALGVNFADVYKNSELYRRNKAMIKELSKPQPGSKDLYFPTQYTQSFLTQCLACLWKQHWSYWRNPQYSAVRLLFTIFIAFMFGTIFWDLGSKRRKLQDISNAVGSMYCAALFIGIQNSALVQPVVAVERTVFYRERAAGMYSALPYAFGQLMIELAYIIVQAVIYGGLVYAMIGFEWTVTKFFWNLFFTFLTFLYFTFFGMMTVAITPNQTIAVVVGTFFYAVWNLFSGYFLPRLHMPVWWRWFYWACPFAWTLYGLVASQFGDVKDMLETGETVEEYIRSYFGFRHDFLGVVSIVIVGITLLFGVSFAFSIKAFNFQKR, from the exons tgtcaagaagagaaaaggaggCTAACATCAAGCCAGATCCTGATATTGATATTCTAATGAAG GCTGTTTCACTGGAAGGGCATGAAGCAAATGTGCTGACAGATTATATTATCAAG ATTTTGGGATTGGAAATCTGTGCTGACATTATGGTGGGGGATCAAATGCGACGAGGTATCTCTGGTGGACAAAGAAAACGAGTGACAGTAG GGGAAATGCTGGTTGGACCGGTGAGGGCCCTTTTCATGGATGAGATATCAACTGGCTTGGACAGCTCAACAACTTACCAGATTGTGAAGTCACTCGGGCAGGCTATTCACATTCTTGGAGGAACAGCAGTGATATCTCTCCTCCAGCCAGCACCAGAAACCTATGACTTATTTGATGACATAATACTCCTATCAGATGGGCAAATTGTTTATCAAGGTCCCTGTGAAAGTGTGTTGGAATTCTTTGAATTCATGGGCTTCAAATGTCCCAAGAGAAAAGGAGTTGCAGACTTCTTGCAAGAA GTGACATCAAAGAAAGATCAAGAACAGTATTGGGTGCAGAACGAAACACCTTATACATTTGTCACTGCAAAGGAATTTGCTGATGCATTTCAGTCATTTCACATTGGTCAGAAACTGGGTGAGGAGCTTGCCATTCCATTTGACAAGACCAAAGCTCACCCTGCTGCTTTAACAATTAATAAGTATGGTGTTGGGAAGAAGAAACTATTAAAAGCTTGCGTATCAAGAGAGTTATTGCTTATGAAGAGAAACTCGTTCTTCTACATTTCCAAGCTGATTCAG CTTATTGTTATGGCTTTGTTCACGATCACATTATTTCTACGAACTAAGATGCACCGCAATACGGCAATCGATGGTCAAATCTTTATGGGTGCTTTGTTCTTTTCATTATCAATTATTATGTTCAATGGAATGACAGAGCTTGCCTTAACCATCCTGAAACTTCCTGTCTTTTACAAGCAAAGGGaccttctcttttttccttcatgGTCATACTCATTACCCATGTGGATCCTCAAGATTCCAATAACATTTTTAGAAGTTTCCATTTGGGTGTCAATGACTTATTATGTCATAGGGTTTGATCCAAGCATTAAAAG GCTTTTCAGACAGTACCTTCTACTTGTGTGCGTTAACCAAATGGCTTCTGCAATGTTTCGGTTCATCGCAGCTTTAGGAAGAGATATGACTGTTGCAAACACGTTTGGATCTTTTGGGTTACTTCTAGTCATTGTTCTGGGTGGATTTGTTCTGTCACGAA ATGAAGTGAAGAAATGGTGGAAATGGGGTTACTGGATCTCACCTATGATGTATGGGCAGAATGCTATAGCCGTGAATGAATTCCTGGGAAACAGTTGGAAGCAT GTGCTTCCTGATACAACAGAGCCACTGGGAGTTCTAGTCTTGAAGTCTCGCGGGCTATTCCCAGAAGAACATTGGTTTTGGCTTGGAGTAGGAGCATCGATTGGATTTGCTTTTCTATTCAATATTCTGTTCACCTTGGCTCTATCTTATCTCAATC CTTTTGGAAAGCCTCAGGCAGTAATATCAGAAGAAAACCCAGTTGAAAAACATAGGGACAGAAAAGGGAAGTTTATTGAACTATCACAGAATGAAAGAGGAGCTGACTTTAAAAGAAGTGTAGCATCAGAATCAGCATGTGCAACAAACAGCCCAAGTAATGTGGCTAATCAGAACAAGAAACGAGGAATGATTCTTCCATTTGTacctctttccctctcttttgATGAAATCAGCTATGCAGTGGACATGCCTCAG GATATGAAAGCACAAGGTTTTACAGAAGATCGACTGGTACTTCTAAAGGCTGTGAGTGGTGCTTTCAGGCCAGGAGTCCTTACTGCTCTAATGGGTGTTAGTGGCGCTGGGAAGACAACTCTGATGGATGTTTTGGCTGGGAGGAAAACTGGTGGATACGTTGAGGGAAGTATAATGATATCTGGATatccaaagaaacaagaaacattTTCTAGAATATCAGGTTATTGTGAGCAAAATGATATTCACTCTCCTCACATTACAGTCTATGAGTCACTACTTTACTCTGCATGGCTCCGTCTGCCTCCTGAAGTTGATACAACAACCAGAAAG ATGTTTATTGAGGAGGTCATGGACCTAGTGGAGCTTACCTCATTAAGTGAAGCCCTTGTTGGATTGCCTAGCGTTACTGGTCTTTCAACTGAGCAGCGCAAGAGGCTGACGATTGCAGTTGAGCTTGTTGCCAACCCATCTATAATATTCATGGATGAGCCAACCTCAGGCCTCGATGCTAGAGCAGCTGCAATAGTGATGAGAACAGTGAGGAACACAGTCAACACAGGACGAACAGTGGTATGCACCATCCACCAGCCAAGCATTGATATATTTGATTCCTTTGATGAG CTATATCTTTTGAAATCCGGAGGAGAGGAAATATATGTAGGCCCAATAGGCCAGCAGGTTTCATATTTGATCAGTTATTTTGAG GGAATTAGGGGAATTAGCAAAATTAGAGATGGCTATAATCCGGCTACATGGATGTTGGAAGTGACTACAGCAGCACAAGAAAGAGCTCTAGGGGTTAATTTTGCCGATGTATACAAGAATTCAGAACTATACAG GAGAAACAAAGCAATGATCAAGGAACTTAGTAAACCTCAGCCTGGTTCAAAAGATCTGTACTTCCCTACTCAATACACACAATCATTCTTGACCCAGTGTTTGGCTTGCCTTTGGAAACAACACTGGTCATATTGGCGGAACCCACAGTACAGTGCAGTAAGACTGTTATTCACAATTTTCATAGCTTTTATGTTTGGGACAATATTCTGGGATCTTGGTTCCAAGAG GAGAAAGCTGCAAGACATCTCCAATGCTGTAGGTTCCATGTATTGTGCTGCTCTATTCATTGGAATACAGAATTCTGCATTGGTGCAGCCAGTAGTTGCTGTTGAGAGAACAGTTTTCTATAGAGAAAGAGCAGCTGGAATGTATTCTGCTTTACCATATGCCTTCGGACAG CTCATGATTGAGCTCGCGTACATTATCGTTCAGGCTGTCATATATGGAGGACTGGTGTATGCGATGATTGGATTCGAGTGGACAGTTACCAAGTTCTTCTGGAATCTCTTCTTCACGTTCTTAACATTCTTATACTTCACTTTCTTTGGGATGATGACAGTGGCCATCACTCCAAACCAAACCATAGCTGTTGTAGTTGGTACATTCTTCTATGCAGTGTGGAACCTTTTCTCAGGTTATTTCCTTCCACGATTG CATATGCCAGTGTGGTGGAGATGGTTTTACTGGGCATGTCCTTTTGCTTGGACGTTGTATGGATTGGTTGCATCACAGTTTGGAGACGTCAAAGACATGCTTGAGACTGGTGAAACAGTGGAAGAATATATTAGGAGTTATTTTGGTTTTAGACATGACTTCCTAGGAGTGGTTTCCATTGTGATTGTTGGGATAACACTTCTCTTTGGAGTCAGCTTTGCCTTTTCAATAAAGGCATTCAACTTCCAGAAAAGGTGA